A genomic segment from Pyrodictium occultum encodes:
- a CDS encoding radical SAM protein, translated as MKRFANLVERLLAEKKRLAASIESRLDPREAEEARRDHHARRRPIPCGMTIHTGVGCNFGCLYCYVPDMGFPLKPRPYPLSGLQLVYALLNNPYFVPGPRGTLLAFGSVTEPFMPETVDRALEYLEETWRHLRNPQQISTKSVLDGERLERFVKSSDPRINVLITITTLRYAHMLEPGAPSPDERLRFAAELARRGVSVTLFLRPIVPGVTDRELEDIIRRAREAGIRTMVPGSLRVTPGILRRLGASGIVDIKVIEERLPRNPRGSRDQVTLRESDLKELAARIAARYGLRVLPSSCSANIVSHGLGCWACKWGPCGHAPPRPQEGEVAEAAEVLGCRRARASVKGNTIYLVCNGDRRLADIARVWIETITKFRTVARQGR; from the coding sequence TTGAAGAGGTTTGCGAACCTTGTAGAAAGACTGCTGGCGGAGAAGAAGAGGCTAGCGGCCAGCATAGAGTCCAGGCTCGATCCGAGGGAGGCTGAGGAGGCCCGGCGGGACCATCACGCGAGACGCCGGCCGATACCCTGCGGCATGACCATACACACGGGGGTTGGCTGCAACTTCGGCTGCCTCTACTGCTACGTTCCAGACATGGGGTTCCCGCTCAAGCCCAGGCCCTATCCGCTCAGCGGCCTCCAACTGGTCTATGCGCTGCTCAACAACCCCTACTTCGTCCCGGGGCCCCGGGGGACCCTGCTAGCATTTGGATCGGTTACCGAGCCCTTCATGCCTGAGACGGTGGATAGAGCCCTCGAGTATCTGGAGGAGACCTGGCGGCACTTACGCAACCCTCAACAGATATCGACCAAATCCGTGCTTGATGGGGAGAGGCTAGAGCGCTTCGTAAAGTCGAGCGACCCTAGGATAAACGTGCTTATAACGATAACAACCCTACGGTACGCCCATATGCTTGAGCCCGGCGCTCCTAGCCCGGATGAGAGGCTCCGCTTCGCAGCCGAGCTGGCGAGGAGAGGGGTTAGCGTGACACTCTTCCTACGCCCCATAGTACCGGGGGTGACTGACCGCGAGCTTGAGGATATAATCCGGAGGGCCCGTGAGGCGGGCATAAGGACTATGGTTCCGGGCAGCCTGCGGGTCACCCCCGGAATCCTCAGGAGGCTGGGGGCATCCGGGATAGTTGACATAAAGGTTATAGAGGAGAGGCTGCCTAGGAACCCCCGGGGCTCGAGGGACCAGGTAACGCTGAGGGAGTCGGATCTCAAGGAGCTAGCCGCCAGGATTGCGGCAAGATACGGGCTAAGAGTGCTTCCAAGCAGCTGCTCCGCCAATATAGTCTCCCATGGGCTGGGCTGCTGGGCCTGTAAGTGGGGTCCCTGCGGCCATGCCCCTCCGCGCCCCCAGGAGGGCGAGGTGGCCGAGGCCGCCGAGGTTCTTGGCTGCAGGAGGGCTAGGGCCTCGGTTAAGGGCAATACAATATACCTTGTATGTAATGGAGACAGACGCCTAGCAGATATAGCGAGAGTCTGGATAGAGACGATTACCAAGTTTAGGACTGTGGCCAGGCAGGGCCGGTGA